AGCTAATTCAACTTGTTTGCGAATTTCACCTTCAAAAATATCATCGGAACCACGTACATAACCACCGGTATCAATAACCGAAAACTCTTTTCCATTCCATTCACTTTTTCCATAATTTCGGTCACGGGTTACCCCTGAAACTGAATCTACGATAGCTTCTCTTCTTTGGATCAATCGGTTAAAAAGGGTCGATTTTCCTACGTTAGGTCTTCCTACTATGGCTACTATGTTGTTCATAATCTAATTTCAAATATTTTGCAAAGGTACACTATTATTTTGTAAGCTACTACAGTGGTGCGTGAAGGATGGGAGTAAAAATCCTTTGTTGCCCCTCTTGGGCAATAAAGATTGAAACGGATAGCCTGACCCTTGTGGTCACGCCAAAAAATTAGTTGTTGTAGCCAAAACGTTTTAGCATATTGGCATTGCTACGCCAATTTTTATTGACTTTGACATACAATTCGATGTGAATTTGTTTGCCAAAGAATTTTTCTAAATCGGCACGCGAGTCCATTCCTACTTTTTTCAAAGCAGCGCCTTTGTGGCCAATGATAATTCCTTTTTGGGTATCGCGTTCCACCATAATTAAGGAACGAATGCGAATGATATTTTCATCTTCAAAGAATTCTTCGGTAACGATTTCAACCGCATACGGAATCTCTTTGCTGTAGTTCAACAAGATTTTTTCACGGATGGTTTCGTTGACAAAGAAACGTTCCGGTTTGTCTGTCAATTGATCTTTGGGATAATAGGCTGGCGATTCAGGTAGTAATTCGATAATGCGACCAAAAACTTCTGGTACATTAAAATTTTGCAAAGCTGAGATTGGGAAAATTTCGGCATTCGGCACTTTTGCTGTCCAAAAAGCCACTTGCTCTTCCAATTGTTCTTGATTCGAATTATCGATTTTATTCAACAACAATAATACTGGAATTTTGGCGTGGATAATTTTATTAAAAAAGGCATCGTCTTTTAATTCTTGTTCGCCAATTTCGACCATATAAATCAAAATATCTGCGTCTTCAAAAGCCGACTTCACAAAGTTCATCATCGATTCCTGCATTTCGTAGGCCGGCTTGATGATACCAGGCGTGTCTGACAAAACCAATTGAAAATCTTCTCCATTCACAATCCCCAAAATTCTATGACGAGTGGTTTGTGCTTTAGAAGTAATTATGGACAACCTTTCGCCTACGAAAGCGTTCATTAAGGTTGATTTTCCTACGTTTGGATTTCCAATGATGTTTACAAAACCTGCTTTGTGTGCCATTTACTGCGTTTTAATTTTTGCAAAGGTAGTTATATCAAGCTAATAGAAGAAATAAAAGATTTTTAATTTTTTTTGTTGCAATAGTCAAATTTGGTTGTATATTTGCACTCGAAACATCGCGGGATAGAGCAGTAGGCAGCTCGTCGGGCTCATAACCCGAAGGTCACAGGTTCGAGTCCTGTTCCCGCTACTAAGACAAAACCTCAAAAGCAATTTTGAGGTTTTTTTATGCAAACAATTCAATTTATTTTGTTTACTTTAGTTTGTGTATCCATACTTACTTAAAGAAATTAAATTATATAAAATGAAAAAAACTATTGTATTGTTTTTTCTAAGTTTCGCTTTATCATCCTATGCTCAAACCAATCAAGAAATAGCCAAAAGCGCTTTAAAAATTGAAATGCTATTCCCGGAGGCTAAAACCAAAGCAGTCATTTTAAGTTATGATGACGGAGCAATGCAAGACAGACAATTGGTAGCCCTATTAAATAAATACAACCTAATAGGAACCTTTCATTTGAATTCAAATAAATTAGGAACTGACTCCTATTACAATTATTTAAACAAAGAGGAAATAAAAGAATTATTTAAAGGTCATGAAGTATCAGTTCATTCAGCCAATCATCCGAATTTACCGGACATTTCTAAAGTAGATGTTGTCTATGAAATTGTTGAAGACAGAAAAGAATTAGAACGTTTAGTAGGCTATCCTGTAAGAGGAATGGCCTATCCATTTGGCAATACCAATGATGCTGTCATTGAAACTATCAAGGGAACTGGAATAGAATATGCAAGAACAGTGGGTGATACTTATAATTATGAAATTCCAAAAGATTTATTAAGATGGCACCCAACAATGCATCAATTTGGAAAAGCCTATTGGGAGACAAATCAACCTGAAAAAGACAAAAAAGAACTGGCTCTTTTTTATAAAACTATTGAAGATTTTATGAATACAAAAGAGCTAGCTCTACTAGACATTTGGGGTCATAGTTGGGAAATGGGATCTGACCAAAAAAAATGGGAGGAAGCTGAAAAATATTTAAAACTAATTGCTAATAACCCAGCTATTTTTTACGCAAAACAAATTAATATTGTGGATTATATTACTGCTTTTAGAAATCTAAAATTCTCCGTTGATAAAAATATAGTAATTAATCCGAGTGCCCTAAAAGTGTATTTCAAAATTAACAATATTGTTTATACTGTTGAAGGGGGATCTACAATAAAACTCTTATAACATAGCTGCTATTCTTTACGTTCAAATAAATAATTTGCTTTTAACTAAATATTAATAGTCGTTGTATTTTATTCTGTAGAATAAACTTTAATTTTAACGACTATGAAAAAGAATAGTACAAAAGGTTTTTTCTTCAAACCCTATGAAGCTCCATTTGAGACTCCATTTGAAAAACTGTTTAAAATTTTCAAAGAGTTAATTACCCATACTTCAGGCGATTTTGACGAAGCAATCGATTGGCTGCGCCAATTGGATGTAGAATACAAATTGACTGATTCCAACTACACTATTGATGATTTTGTTGAAGACTTAAAAAAGAAAGGCTACATCAAAGAAGAAGTCGATGGCGATGGCAACTCGGGTACTAAAATCACTGCCAAAACAGAAAGAGCAATTCGGCAACAAGCACTGGATCAAATTTTCGGAAACCTGAAACAATCCAAAACCGGAAGTCACAATACTAAATCTTCTGGTAAAGGCGACGAACAAACTGGAGAATTCAGAGAATACCGCTTTGGTGACGGATTGGATAACATTTCGATAACCGAAAGTTTGCGTAATGCGCAAATCAATAATGGTTTGGATGAATTCAAACTCACCGAAAACGATTTGATTGTTGAGGAATCCAAATTCAAAGCACAAATGAGTACGGTGTTGATGATTGACATCAGCCACAGTATGATTTTGTATGGCGAAGACCGAATTACGCCTGCCAAAAAAGTAGCAATGGCTTTGGCCGAATTGATTACTACACGCTACCCAAAAGATACCATTGACATTTTGGTTTTTGGCAACGATGCCTGGCCCATCAAAATCAAAGATTTGCCTTATTTGCAAGTAGGACCGTATCATACGAATACGGTTGCCGGATTACAATTGGCCATGGACATGCTCCGCAGAAAACGAAATACCAACAAACAAATTTTCATGATCACCGACGGAAAGCCAAGTTGTGTTAGAGAGAAAAACGGCGACTACTACATGAATAGTAATGGACTAGATCCTTACATCACGGAGCAATGCTATAATCAAGCGGCTCAGGCTCGAAAATTACACATTCCGATTACTACGTTTATGATTGCCAATGACCCGTATTTACAACAATTTGTGAATCATTTTACCGAAGCCAATCAGGGAAAAGCGTTTTATACCGGCTTAAAAGGTTTGGGAGAAATGATTTTTGAAGATTACGAAACCAACCGAAAAAAGAAAATTAATTAGACATTCAAACTGAAATATGACACTAGATACCATCACTACCTTAGGTGAATTAAAAAAATCCAACTACGTTTCCAAGAACATAAAAGACGAATTACGAGACAACCTGCGTAACAAAATTAAAGCAGGTGAAGCAGCTTTTGAAGGCGTTCACGGATTTGAAAACACAGTAATTCCAGAATTGGAACGTGCTATTTTGTCGAGACATAATATTAATTTATTAGGGCTTCGTGGTCAAGCCAAAACACGTATGGCGCGCAAAATGATTGAATTATTGGACGAATACATCCCAGTGGTGGC
This sequence is a window from Flavobacterium ammoniigenes. Protein-coding genes within it:
- the era gene encoding GTPase Era, which codes for MAHKAGFVNIIGNPNVGKSTLMNAFVGERLSIITSKAQTTRHRILGIVNGEDFQLVLSDTPGIIKPAYEMQESMMNFVKSAFEDADILIYMVEIGEQELKDDAFFNKIIHAKIPVLLLLNKIDNSNQEQLEEQVAFWTAKVPNAEIFPISALQNFNVPEVFGRIIELLPESPAYYPKDQLTDKPERFFVNETIREKILLNYSKEIPYAVEIVTEEFFEDENIIRIRSLIMVERDTQKGIIIGHKGAALKKVGMDSRADLEKFFGKQIHIELYVKVNKNWRSNANMLKRFGYNN
- a CDS encoding polysaccharide deacetylase family protein → MKKTIVLFFLSFALSSYAQTNQEIAKSALKIEMLFPEAKTKAVILSYDDGAMQDRQLVALLNKYNLIGTFHLNSNKLGTDSYYNYLNKEEIKELFKGHEVSVHSANHPNLPDISKVDVVYEIVEDRKELERLVGYPVRGMAYPFGNTNDAVIETIKGTGIEYARTVGDTYNYEIPKDLLRWHPTMHQFGKAYWETNQPEKDKKELALFYKTIEDFMNTKELALLDIWGHSWEMGSDQKKWEEAEKYLKLIANNPAIFYAKQINIVDYITAFRNLKFSVDKNIVINPSALKVYFKINNIVYTVEGGSTIKLL
- a CDS encoding vWA domain-containing protein — translated: MKKNSTKGFFFKPYEAPFETPFEKLFKIFKELITHTSGDFDEAIDWLRQLDVEYKLTDSNYTIDDFVEDLKKKGYIKEEVDGDGNSGTKITAKTERAIRQQALDQIFGNLKQSKTGSHNTKSSGKGDEQTGEFREYRFGDGLDNISITESLRNAQINNGLDEFKLTENDLIVEESKFKAQMSTVLMIDISHSMILYGEDRITPAKKVAMALAELITTRYPKDTIDILVFGNDAWPIKIKDLPYLQVGPYHTNTVAGLQLAMDMLRRKRNTNKQIFMITDGKPSCVREKNGDYYMNSNGLDPYITEQCYNQAAQARKLHIPITTFMIANDPYLQQFVNHFTEANQGKAFYTGLKGLGEMIFEDYETNRKKKIN